The stretch of DNA CAAGCCCGAGCTGGCGCGCCTCCTCCAGTGGAAGCTCTCCCGCGGCAAGTGGAGGTCGGTCCGGCCGCCGGTCTCGAACTCTCATGCTTGTTCCTAGCTTCTTCCTTCCCGCTGCTTTGCGTTGGAAGTTTCGGATCCTAGTTCCTAGAGCGTGGTCCGGTCCTCGTTCCTGAAATTTCTTCAGAAGCTTGTTAGTACCGACGATTGGTTGGGCTCTTGTGGCCAGGCCGAGACTGATGGATTTCGTCAAGGGCTTGGACGACGCGGTGGTGGAGTCGGCATCGCGCAAGGCGTTCGCGGCGCTGCCCGACCTCAGCAGGGCCATCACCGAGCTCACCGTGCTCAAGGGCGTCGGCCCCGCCACTGCGTCCGCCGTGCTCGCCGCCTACGCGCCGGATGTCGCGCCGTTCATGTCCGACGAGGTGGGTTTGTTGTGCAAAATGTCCTCTACATTTCTTTGCATCTCTTTGAGGGTTGACCGGCAATGTAATGCTGTGAGCTTGGACGGACTATGTGCAGGCGATGGTAGCGGCCTTGGCCAATGCAAAGGAGTACACACTGAAGCAGTACCTTGCATTTGCTGACAAATTGCAGGCAAAAGCAAAGGTATAGTTTATCCTGTTGACATAACAAATCGCATGGTTGCTTACAATGTGTCAATGTTGCAAAGCAAAGTTAACGTCTCCGCCTGGTCATTTGAAGTGTTTAGTGTGACACAAACTGTACCTTTGCCCAGGTGGCTGCCAAAATTTGCAGCTGATTAATGTTTTCGTGTAGTGATCATCACTAGAGTTTGGCCATAACTAGATTATCCTAGTCAATATACCAATATGGAAAAAATTTGAGCAGATTACATAAAATACGTTTAACTATACTTGGTGTGTTAACCCCCTCTTGGTATGTACAAACTGGAATACATAGCTGATTGTGCTTTCTTTTAAGGCTTGGTGTTCAGAAACTATAACAATTAGACTATTATTGAACATATATTTCTACATCAATGGACTGTTACTAGAAAGGATCCCACTACCTGTATGAATAACAGCATGGTTCTGCAATTTGAAGACCTGCAAATGCTAACATCGAATAAATTTGACAACATTGTGCGGATAAATTTTCAGGGTGTGCACCAGGGTGATACGGCATTTTTTTTTCACCTGCTTGTTTATTTTTCTATTCCAGGCTTTGGTTGGCACACTAGGGCAATAGGAGAAAAGCATTTTATTGTTTGCAGGTCATGCAGCCTCTGCAGTACTAACTTTGTCCTACATTACACTAGTTCAGTTAGATGTTATTTCAAATGTAGATTGTAGGCTCATATCAGTAATTCAGTATCAGCCGAGCATTGGATAAAAAGTACAATCTGTATAAACATATGAGTACTTGATTGCCATTTTGCTGATATTTCTGTTTGCCCTGAAGGAACTAACTGTAGGAGAAGAAAGTTTCACACCCTCAGATGTGGAGAGAGCACTATGGAGCTCGGCAATTGGGTCGAAGTCACCAACCAGTGGTAACGTGAAGAGCGAATCAAAAATGCGTGGCAAGAGGAAACGATGATCCACACCGAGCTACTTTACTAAGGCTAGAAGAATTTACTGGCTGGGGGGCTTAGATTTTTAGATTGAAAAAATTGTAGTTTCTGTAACCTGTGTGCTCTCAATGATCGAACACTTCATTCTGTACATGGCCTCCAGTGACCGTCACTGCATGCGCTGGGATGTATTTGTTTTTCAAGAAGGCCCATGTACCAGCTGTTTCTGAAAATCAATTTGCAAGCAGTCTGATTATTTGTTACTAATGGGTGTCTCGTGAACTAGCCCACCTATTTGTATGCTGTATTTGGTGCTGCATAGGTAAAAAAATTGGGGAAAAGTCTGcttttcaaccctgaactatcacgctagtccgattttggcccttgaactacgaaaccggacatcctacacctccaactaacgaaaccgtttcgaaaacaaccctggctcagccaaaggcggttttgctacagtaaaatttccgaatttctggaatttcacacctctctcaattaaataataaagaaagcatagttaatattgtctaaaaatcatgatatttttttgggaggtagatcaaaagacaaggaatctattttggctagatgtgctacaatagacataaaggaatttgaattataaaattttaaaaataggtagaattcaaaattccttgaatttttaggtcagctaaacctatgataaaaatgcattaaaaatatgaaaattcatatttttttatttagtttagttaggtactttttattggcccaagttctatagaaaattcataaattaaaatttgaggaatcaaatttgattcaaatttgagcattgcgaagtaattcaaaaactttcataaaaacttgggccaataaaaaataccttattaaactaaataaaaaattatgaattatcatatttttatttcatttttatcaaaggtttagctaacccaaaacttcaagaaattttgaattctacccatttttaaaatttataattcaaatttcattatgtttaatgtatcacatctagccaaaataaattccttgtctttttatctacctcccaaaaaaatatcatgatttttagacaatattaactatgctttttttcttatttaattgagagaggtgtgaaattccagaaattcgaaaatgctactgtagcaaaaccgccctcaaaacagcttgctacagtgctcgagggggtgattcggacggttttgccagttcgagggcctaggttacccggtttcgtagttggaggttgaaaaacggacttcttgactagttcgaggttgtaaaatagacttatccAAAAAAATTGTATACAGCACACAAGGGATCAGGATTCAGGATGCCGTTCGCTACTTTAAAATTCAGTAATACGTTgggatgtaaatggtacggatatttttcgaccgtattcgaattcgatccgGTCTGGAAGGGtttttatccgtccgtatccgattcCGAGTATCCAATATCCGTAatcgatccgtattcgaatgctcaaaagttatattttcatgatgtcgatatccattacaatcttaTCCGACAAAAACTAATACTATCCGTATCCACTCCGTATTCGAacacaaatatgaaaacaaatacgatatcagtgatatccgtccgtatccgatccgttttcatccctagtaATATGTTTGTTTAACAATAAGATGATGGCTGCAACTTGCAGCAGGTCAAGGATCTTATGTTTGGACTGAAACGTGATCATCAGACGCACTAAATCATAGCGATGCATCAGAATCTAGAACTAATGTATTTCCAGAGGTGGCGCTGGTCCTGCAGACAAATGTAAATACAGACCAGCCAAGTATAGTAACGAACGTTTAGCCGGTCTAGAAAACAAGGTTTGATGTTTCTCGTGCTGAACAAGCCCCGTTATCAGTTTATCAGGCAGGAGACATTCCAGTCTCAAAACAAGGCTGCACATTTTTCTTGCACTCACGCACTGTAATGTGCATATCAGGCGAGAGGAAGACAGCAAGTGCAGATGCAGAATAAGTTCAGTGTCAAACAGATAAGAGGAGCAACATGTGCAATGATACAAATGACAGATTTGTATCACAGTTGGAAACAGaacaggaagagagagagagagagagagagagagagagagagagagagagagagggagagagagagggagagagagggagagagagagggagagagagagagagggagagggagagggagagggaggagggaacCTAGAGAAGAAGACTACCTCTAGTTGTTTTTCAAACTCCGGTCGATACAACATTGTCTAGATATCCAAAATAACAGGATATATTACAGTTAACTATCATAGTAGAACATGCTTAACAGAAGCAACCCTACTGGATGCAATGGTGAATTACATGGAAGTTCAACTCTACTGCTTTATACATACTAGTactattcgagaaaaaaaatacatactAGTACTACATTCCGGAACAAACAACTTCCACAATCACCACCTCGCTAATGGTGGCTACACCACAATCCTACAGTTTGCGACACTTCAGCAAAATGTTGTCTTCATTGTGATATCCGGTTGTCACGAAATCACCCAGTGTTAGATTGACCAAAGTAGTTCCAGATTATCCTGCAGAAAACATGGCAGGCTTAAGCAAGTTGTGGGTAATAGCCAAATAAGCAATCTATTAGTTATTAGAAAGTAAATCTACTAGTTCTAGGGCAGGATCACCAAAAGAAAACAATGATTTAAAAATTGAGAATTCTTTTTCTGAAAAGCTTAAAATTGAGCATTCTAATTCTTGTGGAATCACTCAGGACCGCCAACCATGAATGTGTAATACCCTAAAAGAATTTGCTAGATTCTTTTACACCGAATGGTTCTtgctttttttgaaataaatacaCCAAATGGTTCTTGTTAATTTTTTACTCAGCATACCTAAGGGTAAGGCAGAAGCCAAAATTGCAGGTGAACTGTGCGCCATTGACTTTCATGAAACCACAGCGCACAGGCCCAAGAAATTTGTCAGCAATGCAAATGCATAGTGTTAGTATAAGTTACAACAAGAAAAACAAAAGGTAAACATGGACAAAAGAAGTCCCTGGAGAATTATGGCCTTGTTTCACACAGCTTATATCTCAGCTCCTTTTGTCTTTCAAAAAGTATCTCAGCTCTTTTCACAGATTTAACGAGAATATGTGCCAAACAACATGATTTTGCAGCAATACATCAGTAAGTAGATTCTAGGAATGAACTGAATAAGCAGAATCCGCTTTTCACTTTGCCTATACTACGGCACAGTTCTCTTTACATATGAGAAGAATCAAAATTACCAAGTGGCACTCGTAAACAAGTCATTTGGTAGAAAATGGCCCAAGAATTGAATAGGCAATAAATGAATGTATCTAATTAGAATCAGCATTCACTATAGCAATGTTCTTAAAGCGTTAAGGCGAGGCACGGCGAGCGACCCTGTCTGCAAggcgaggcgacgcctaggcggacgcctaggcgagcaaggcgACGCCTTACTCATATGCCACAGGgaagaaatgaaaagaaataggaaataAAAAGAGTAAAAAAGGCAAAGAAGAGGCCCAGCCCAACAGTTAGGCCCAGCCCAACAATAACATCTCCACCCATCTCCACCCTCCACTCCTCCAGAACCCTCCCTCTTGTTCCtcatccgcgccgccggccctctcagctctccctctcccttcgcgccgccggccccagcACTCTGCCCTctcagctctccctctcccttcgcgccgccggcccgccgtcgctcctccgcccgacgccgccgccggcccgcccttGCTGCTCCgccagacgccgccgccggccccgcgaGACACCACTACCGGACCCGCGCGCCGTCGCCAGGCCCTCGCGCCGCCGAAGCTCGTCGGCGCTCCCTCTCCCACCTTCCTCACCATGCTCAGGTAGGccgccaccccctccctctTGTTCCCCTTCCCCCGCAGATCGTCGAAATccttcccttcctcttcctctccctcctccctcacccTCCCTCTCAGTTTGCTTCTCTTTTGGCATGGCGTCGGCGGACGCCTTGGATTTTTGAGCGCCTGGACgactaggcgtcgcctaggcgacgcctaggcgacgccttaagaACCATGCACTATAGGGCAAAACCCTAAAAGATTTAGTCACAAATTTTCTAGGTTCCTCACGAAAACATTTTAACTGCAGTATAGCAAAATTGCTTGATTCTGCTGAACGTACCATGGATCTTAAGAAGGATCAGAACTCTTCTCGAGCGTTTTAAGATGCTCGCAGAAACACTGATGTTTCTCTCGAACTTCAGCTATCGCTTTTTCAGCAGCCTCCTCGTTCTTTGCTAGAAGGTATCTCTCGATCCGAACAAACCACTCCCCCAATGTCATATTCTCTAAGCTGCTTATCCCAGTCCTCTCCTCCACAAGCCCTTCCTCCCCACTGCCACCAATAGCTTCCCTCTTGTCattctcttcctcttctccaacACCATCCAGCTTTGATCCCGGCAACATTCTTTCCCTCAACTCGCGATCAACTTCATTTTCCTCTCCCCTGCTTGAATTCTTCCCCTCCCTTTCCTCCATGGCATCGTTGTTGGCAGTAGCACGCTGAGCATTGACCCTCCCCTGTATTGCCGTCCCTGTCTGCCCTTTCGGAGCCAATGGCGCATCCTCCTCCACATCCACCATCTTCTCATCCTCCATGGATGCCTTTGAGGTTCTATCCAACTTGCTGTCCCCAGTTGGCACCTTACCCTCCTCACCACCATCATTCGGTGCCATCACCCTCCGTGGACTGCCCCTGCATTCTCTTACATCAGTCATATCACTTTCCTCTTGCTCCTTTTCAGCATCCTCCTCAATCATAGCATCATCAGCCTTCCTTGTGGTTGCCCTCGTAGCCTTTCTTCTGCCTCCTCTGTTACTCTCTGTGCGACCTCTCCCAGCCGCCAGCACCTCCTCTGATGTATTTGAAGTTCCATCTCTGGTTTCTACCGTATCCTTCTCTTCACCACCCTTGGGACCTGTCGCCCTTGGAGGATTCCCTACCTGATCCCTGTTCACAGGCACCTCTCCCTCTTCGTCCTCCTCAGGAACAGCATGCGTGGCCTTCCTTACACTTGCCCTTGTAACCCGTCCGGTCCACTCCACCTTCCCCTCATCGTTTCCACTCCCCACTGCATCACCTCTCCTAGCAGCAGCTCTCGTTGACCTCGTACTTTGCGGCTGTGGCGGAAGGGCAGCCGTCGCTGCAGCCTTCCTCGGCCGGCCACGGCGCGGCACTgccgcttcctcctcttcctcttccgtCTCCACTTGAGGGGTCTCCGCTGCCTTCCTCCGCCCACCTCGGCGCGTCGGAACTGGAGCTTCCTCCTTCACTTCCTTCTCTGAATCAGGGGGCTCCGTGGCCTTCTTACGCCCGCCGCGGCGTGTCGGAACTGGAGCTTCTTCCTTCTCTGCTTCGGGAGCCTCCGCCGCAGCAGCCTTCTTCCGTCCGGCCCTGCGCGTCACCGCGGGACCCtgttcctcctccaccgccgccgccgctgcgttgcGCGCGGACCGCCTAGTGGCCGCGAGGGGTGGTCGCAGGCCCTCATCGGCCGAGATGGAGACGGACAGCACGGTGCTCTCCCCGATCTTGATGAGGTCCCCGTCGGAGAGCGGGGCGGGGACAGTGGGCACGAGGGGCACCCCGTTGAGGAGGGTGCCGTTGGAGGACTCGAGGTCGGTGACGGCCCACCGTGCCGCGGGCGGCGCGAGGAACTCGACGGAGAGGTGGCTCTGCGAAGCGCCGGCGTCGCGCACGGCGAGGTGGTTGCCCTTGGCGACGCGGCCGACACGGAGCGCCGCGCCGGCACGGCCCCGCCGGGTCTCCCCCTTGCAGGGGCCCTTCTGCACGAGGAGCGTGAGCACAGGCGGCGGATCCGCCATCGCGGGAGCTCGGGGGTCGGAGGCCGGCGAAGAGGGAAGCGAAaagaatttcaaattttggGGCGGTGGGTGGGGAAACGGGTGCAGGGGCTTCGGATTTTGGAGTCTCTCTCAGACGAGGCGAAGGGTGGGACTGGCCAACATGGGGGAGAGAGAAACTGCAGGGGACTCCcccactgacgggtgggccgACGGCAGTTGGGTCCACGCGTCAGTGAGATGACTCCCTATGCAGTGTAGAGGAAACACTTCCATGCGTCAAACTAACTACTATTGACGTTCTAGATTATCTAGGTATTGTTTTCACATTTACTCCTCTATGCAGTTACTTTGGCTTGCTTGTTTCTGAGACGGATGGTAATAAAACCctccaagcaaaaaaaaaaaagaaaaagaaaaagaaaacaccaaTGCACAACTTTGTCTCTATATTATCCAAAGGATTGATATTGAAACGTCATTTTTTGTTTGCGTAACAAAGGGAGTAAAAGCCATCAAGATTTTTCAAGGCCAAAAGACCATCAAGATTAGCTACGAAACTTTAAAAAGGGCATCAACAATTCATCATCTAAAAAGCATCAAGACAAGCTATGGACACAGGGGGTAAGCCAGTGCCGCCGTTGGAAATCTTTAAAAATGGTAGAATATGAGCACCCCAGCTTACCTCGTGCATATTTCCTCAGCAAACCCAAGTTACCAGAAAGGACATATTATAACGCAGGTGGTTCATGAATAGGGTTTAAAGCCTGAAGCTGACAGCAGTAGTTGCAACTTACAAGGATGCCTAGTGCTATCTTCCATCCGTTCCAGTTCATGGATCTTCTTGTTGTAGAACGAGAATTGGATGGATTCCTATAGTTCTCTATTTGCAAATTCATTACTTAATACCGATTCAACTCAGAGCATCCATCTTGCGGGAAAACTAAGAGCATCTTCTTACCATTCATAGCATACATCACAAGTCCGATTATAGCATTCTAACCTCATCCATTCTAAAAGCCTACTATCTTCCTTTTCCAGAACAGCTGTCTTTCCAACATTACTCCACCAAGTTCGATTTTGAAAGAATCAGAATATGCTGGAGCACTATAAGATGCAAGATCAAAAATAAAACTTGAGTTCCCAAACTAGTGAAAACAGTTTGTCCATTCCATACCATTTTAATACCTGCATCTTTTTTTTCATACCTTCCAGCTGAATTCTGCAACATCAAATGCAGTTGCCAGATGCAACTCCTGGCTGCCAAATCTATGAGGGAAGCTACTATGAATCACATCCCTGCAGTTCCATTTATAATTAGACATAGGTTCTGTTGTTAACTGATGCTGATCAATACtaataaaaaaattccaaaacataCACCGGTGGGACAGTATCAATACCAATGCTACCATATAATCACAAGTTTCGGCATAAATAAGCATTTTATCCTTTGATTCAGATGGCTGATATTGTTGCACCAACTGGACCTAAACAAACTCTTTGATCTTCCAAATTGGACAGCTCATATAGGTGAGATACTGGGATTAGTCAATCACCATAAATTCCAAAGTAGAAGACAACGGGCCAGCCATCCACCTGCATGTCTGGCCTGACTGCTCGAACTTCTTTGTAACAGTGTAATTACATATTTTTACATCTTTTCATAAAAAACATATTTTTACACCATTCAAATAAAAATTCTACCAGAATATATCATCTATTCTTATAACAGTTACTTATGTCGGATATAAGCAGACATAATCTTGATAACTACAGTGAGCATAACAATTACTTGCATATGGATTGAGGTGTACTGTCAAATTTAtgcaataataataattaacacTGCTTTAGACATAAGCATGAAAACCGAAAGAAAAGAAACTGGCTTTGGACCCATCTATCAGTAAAGTCCCAACACTTAGTACCACCAATGCCCGTCAGCAATAACCGGCCGAAAGCACACATGCTTTGGGCC from Panicum virgatum strain AP13 chromosome 9K, P.virgatum_v5, whole genome shotgun sequence encodes:
- the LOC120649899 gene encoding uncharacterized protein LOC120649899 gives rise to the protein MAETVDFASGDAAAWRAALAAYDRRLEALDKPDLVAVDSFYRHDLPALLRGRDPDPFIAKPELARLLQWKLSRGKWRPRLMDFVKGLDDAVVESASRKAFAALPDLSRAITELTVLKGVGPATASAVLAAYAPDVAPFMSDEAMVAALANAKEYTLKQYLAFADKLQAKAKELTVGEESFTPSDVERALWSSAIGSKSPTSGNVKSESKMRGKRKR
- the LOC120649897 gene encoding ABC transporter F family member 4-like isoform X2, producing MADPPPVLTLLVQKGPCKGETRRGRAGAALRVGRVAKGNHLAVRDAGASQSHLSVEFLAPPAARWAVTDLESSNGTLLNGVPLVPTVPAPLSDGDLIKIGESTVLSVSISADEGLRPPLAATRRSARNAAAAAVEEEQGPAVTRRAGRKKAAAAEAPEAEKEEAPVPTRRGGRKKATEPPDSEKEVKEEAPVPTRRGGRRKAAETPQVETEEEEEEAAVPRRGRPRKAAATAALPPQPQSTRSTRAAARRGDAVGSGNDEGKVEWTGRVTRASVRKATHAVPEEDEEGEVPVNRDQVGNPPRATGPKGGEEKDTVETRDGTSNTSEEVLAAGRGRTESNRGGRRKATRATTRKADDAMIEEDAEKEQEESDMTDVRECRGSPRRVMAPNDGGEEGKVPTGDSKLDRTSKASMEDEKMVDVEEDAPLAPKGQTGTAIQGRVNAQRATANNDAMEEREGKNSSRGEENEVDRELRERMLPGSKLDGVGEEEENDKREAIGGSGEEGLVEERTGISSLENMTLGEWFVRIERYLLAKNEEAAEKAIAEVREKHQCFCEHLKTLEKSSDPS